AGCTTAGTGTTTTTGTTTGTAGTGGCAACTTTGCCGTTCATCGCTCAATATGTGCAAATTCAAGTCAGTGTGGCAGTTTTAGTAGCGCTGTTGGTAGCATTGATCCCCACCACCATCGGCGGATTACTGAGTGCGATCGGGATTGCGGGTATGGATAGGGTAGCCCAGTTTAACGTGATCGCCACCTCTGGTAGAGCGGTGGAAGCTTGTGGTGATGTTAACACCTTGGTTCTTGACAAAACAGGCACAATCACCTTAGGCAACCGTCTGGCAGAAGGATTTATTCCTATCAACAGTCACTCAATGGAAGAAATTGCTTATGTGGCTTTGGTAGCAAGTATATTTGATGAAACTCCAGAGGGGAAATCTATATTTAGACTGGCAGAAAGATTGGGAACCAGAATTGATTTTGATCCGGAAAAAGCCGAAGCGGTAGAATTTTCCGCTAGAACTCGCATGAGTGGTACAAATTTACCCAACGGCCAAGAGGCGCGTAAAGGTGCGGTAAATGCAATCAAAGGATTTGTACGTACACGTAATGGACAACAGACACCAGATTTAGATGCTGCCTACGAAATGGTTTCCCAGCAAGGAGGGACACCACTAGCAGTGTGCCTAGATGGGGAAATTTATGGTGTGATTTATCTCAAAGATATAGTTAAACCAGGAATACGCGATCGCTTTGATCAGTTGCGGCGTATGGGAGTACGCACCGTCATGTTGACAGGAGACAACCACATTACCGCTTCTGTGATTGCTAAAGAAGCTGGAGTTGATGATTTTATTGCCGAAGCTACCCCAGAAGACAAAATCTCTGTAATTCAACGAGAACAGGAAAAAGGCAAACTAGTAGCAATGACCGGAGACGGTACAAATGATGCACCAGCCTTGGCACAGGCGAATGTTGGTGTAGCAATGAATACGGGTACTCAAGCCGCCAAAGAAGCAGCAAACATGGTGGATTTAGACTCTGACCCGACCAAACTCATTGATATAGTTAGCATTGGTAAGCAATTGTTGATTACCAGAGGAGCATTAACAACATTTTCGATCGCCAATGATATTGCTAAGTATTTTGCAATTATTCCAGTATTATTTGCTGCTGCCAACTTACAAGGCTTGAACATCATGAAGCTAACCAGCACTAATTCTGCTGTGCTGTCAGCGCTAATTTACAATGCATTGATTATTCCTGTTTTAATTCCTTTAGCACTCAAGGGTGTAAAGTTTCGACCTTTGACTGCTAATCAGTTATTACAACGCAATATTTGGATTTATGGGT
Above is a genomic segment from Fischerella sp. JS2 containing:
- the kdpB gene encoding potassium-transporting ATPase subunit KdpB, with protein sequence MNPAATTPKSPKPSRSRPNDRRHARKKSRINTRGIYLRAIKDAFVKLNPKQAVKNPVMFLVWVGTLITLAVTIEPNLFGPVTEENPRLFNGMITVILFFTVWFANFAESVAEGRGKAQADALRSTKSETIAKKLFPDGAITEVPSTSLQKGDTVYVVAGDTIPADGEVVMGTASVDESAITGESAPVLKEPGSDVASSVTGGTRIISDELIIRITADPGKGFIDRMIALVEGAERSKTPNEIALTVLLAVLSLVFLFVVATLPFIAQYVQIQVSVAVLVALLVALIPTTIGGLLSAIGIAGMDRVAQFNVIATSGRAVEACGDVNTLVLDKTGTITLGNRLAEGFIPINSHSMEEIAYVALVASIFDETPEGKSIFRLAERLGTRIDFDPEKAEAVEFSARTRMSGTNLPNGQEARKGAVNAIKGFVRTRNGQQTPDLDAAYEMVSQQGGTPLAVCLDGEIYGVIYLKDIVKPGIRDRFDQLRRMGVRTVMLTGDNHITASVIAKEAGVDDFIAEATPEDKISVIQREQEKGKLVAMTGDGTNDAPALAQANVGVAMNTGTQAAKEAANMVDLDSDPTKLIDIVSIGKQLLITRGALTTFSIANDIAKYFAIIPVLFAAANLQGLNIMKLTSTNSAVLSALIYNALIIPVLIPLALKGVKFRPLTANQLLQRNIWIYGLGGVIAPFIAIKLIDLMITAIGLA